A genomic window from Terriglobia bacterium includes:
- a CDS encoding bifunctional riboflavin kinase/FAD synthetase — protein sequence MKVVFRLEDLPLDFPRPVATIGNFDGVHLGHEQLLRDLVERAERIRGTPAVVTFHPHPLQVLAPNNAPRQIQTLHQKLATMEKLGIRLVVVIPFTREFALTSARDFALGILWEKLRIQEIHVGPNFAFGHRREGSFNLLKEIGTEKGFFVGRIHQVQFRGNRVSSTAVRQALVAGQVALARRMLGRPFSLEGEIVHGAAIGTGISVPTANLRTSNELIPRDGVYVVLVTLEGRRHRGVTNIGVRPTVTSEGSVAEPTIETHLLDFKRDLYGSEVTIELLLYLREERRFDNKQALVAQIRRDIARARRYLRWFERAAPARWTGNID from the coding sequence ATGAAGGTAGTCTTTCGCTTGGAGGATCTTCCCCTCGATTTTCCCCGCCCCGTGGCGACGATCGGCAACTTCGACGGTGTGCATCTCGGACACGAGCAGCTTCTGCGCGACCTCGTCGAACGCGCGGAGCGCATCCGGGGTACGCCCGCCGTGGTGACGTTTCACCCGCATCCGTTGCAGGTGCTGGCGCCGAACAACGCTCCCAGGCAGATTCAGACGCTCCACCAGAAACTGGCGACCATGGAGAAACTCGGGATCCGCCTGGTTGTGGTGATACCTTTCACGCGCGAGTTCGCCCTCACCAGCGCGCGCGACTTCGCCCTCGGGATCCTCTGGGAGAAACTCAGGATCCAGGAAATCCATGTCGGTCCCAATTTCGCTTTCGGACACCGCCGTGAGGGGAGCTTCAATCTGTTGAAAGAAATCGGCACAGAAAAGGGCTTTTTTGTGGGCAGGATCCACCAGGTCCAGTTTCGCGGCAACCGCGTGTCGAGCACCGCCGTGCGGCAGGCCCTGGTCGCCGGCCAAGTTGCCCTGGCGCGACGGATGCTCGGCCGCCCCTTTTCACTCGAGGGGGAAATCGTTCACGGGGCCGCCATCGGCACGGGCATCAGCGTGCCGACCGCGAACCTGCGCACGTCGAATGAACTGATCCCTCGCGACGGCGTTTATGTGGTGCTCGTCACGCTGGAAGGGCGGCGTCACCGCGGAGTCACGAACATCGGGGTGCGTCCCACGGTAACCTCCGAAGGATCTGTTGCGGAGCCGACCATTGAAACCCACCTCCTCGATTTCAAGCGGGATCTCTACGGCAGTGAAGTCACGATCGAGCTGCTCCTGTATTTGCGTGAGGAACGGCGCTTTGACAACAAGCAGGCGCTCGTGGCCCAGATTCGCAGAGACATCGCG